A region from the Rhodopseudomonas julia genome encodes:
- a CDS encoding phage major tail protein, TP901-1 family, which produces MSAQKGKDLLLKLERDGQFVTVAGLRARRISFNQASVDITNTDSAGRWRELLEGAGVKRAGLSGSGVFRDQASDATIREIFFAGTIVAWQVVIPDFGTVTGPFQVTGLEYSGEHDGEVAYDLALESAGELAFAAL; this is translated from the coding sequence ATGAGTGCCCAGAAAGGCAAGGACCTGCTCCTGAAACTGGAGCGGGACGGACAATTCGTGACTGTCGCCGGGCTCCGCGCCAGGCGGATTTCGTTCAACCAGGCGAGCGTCGACATCACCAACACCGATTCCGCCGGGCGCTGGCGCGAGCTTCTGGAGGGCGCGGGCGTGAAACGGGCCGGGCTTTCGGGCTCCGGCGTGTTTCGCGACCAGGCGAGCGACGCGACGATCCGCGAGATCTTCTTTGCCGGCACGATCGTCGCCTGGCAGGTGGTGATCCCGGATTTCGGCACGGTGACGGGCCCGTTTCAGGTGACGGGGCTTGAGTATTCCGGCGAGCATGACGGCGAGGTCGCCTACGATCTGGCGCTGGAATCCGCCGGTGAACTCGCCTTTGCGGCGTTGTGA